One window of Longimicrobium sp. genomic DNA carries:
- a CDS encoding methylated-DNA--[protein]-cysteine S-methyltransferase: MTKRLAPSSTLHRLLLASPVGPLLVEHDGAAVHAVHFWEQGKHPPAGTRVEPTRDDALGWEIAKQLREYFAGARRDFDLPLAAEGTDFQQRVWQALRAIPFGRTCSYRDVAVAIGVPRGSQAVGQANRHNPIPIVVPCHRVLDAKGGIGGFMGAGPDGPGSAIKRWLLAHERSLCPPEEAAAPDLFDTP; this comes from the coding sequence ATGACGAAGCGACTGGCGCCGTCATCCACGCTTCACCGGCTGCTGCTGGCTTCGCCGGTGGGGCCGTTGCTGGTGGAGCACGATGGGGCGGCGGTGCACGCGGTGCACTTCTGGGAGCAGGGGAAGCATCCGCCGGCCGGCACCCGCGTGGAGCCCACCCGCGACGATGCGCTCGGCTGGGAGATCGCGAAGCAGTTGCGCGAGTACTTCGCCGGCGCGCGTCGCGACTTCGACCTCCCGCTCGCGGCGGAGGGCACGGACTTCCAGCAGCGCGTGTGGCAGGCCCTGCGCGCGATTCCGTTTGGCCGCACCTGCTCGTACCGCGACGTGGCGGTGGCGATCGGGGTGCCGCGCGGCTCGCAGGCGGTCGGCCAGGCCAACCGCCACAACCCGATCCCCATCGTTGTCCCCTGCCACCGCGTACTCGACGCGAAAGGCGGCATCGGCGGCTTCATGGGCGCCGGCCCGGACGGCCCCGGAAGCGCCATCAAGCGCTGGCTCCTCGCCCACGAACGCTCCCTCTGTCCCCCTGAGGAAGCCGCCGCGCCCGACCTGTTCGACACGCCCTGA